DNA sequence from the Candidatus Cloacimonadota bacterium genome:
CTGGGAAGTCAATCAGGTTCACGGGTGATGGCAACAAAGTTAAAATCAAAGAATATAAAAATCGTTTTCGGAACTGTTCTATTATTCGTTGCAGCTATTTTGGTAGTTCAAAATTTGTAATACAGGGCAATATGCCAAATATGGAAAGGTGAAACAATGATTATCAAAGTATTGGGAACGGGATGCCCTAAGTGCATTCAACAAGAACGAGCGGTAGTAAAAGCGATTGAAAAAACAGGTTCTGATGCAACAGTAAAAAAAGTAACCGAAATCAATGATATTATGAATTACGGTGTGATGATGACACCGGCTTTAGTAATCGACGAAAAAGTAGTTACAGTTGGCAAAGTTTTGTCGGCAGAAAAAATAGCAGAGATGATAAACAAATAGGAGGGTACAAAATGGCTGAATGTTGTTGTGGAAATGAAAGATTAAGATTGATTTACCCTTGCTCAGGCGGAGCAGGTGTTGGCGATCTTTTAGACAGAATAGCCCGAAAACTGGCGAAAGAAGGTTTTGGCAAAATGAGTTGCCTGGCTGGTGTTGGGGCAGATATTTCCGGCTTCACCGCTTCTGCCAGAGATGCAGAACTTAATTTAACTATCGATTGCTGTTCGATGCGATGGGCTGCTAAAAATTTCGAAAATCGTGGCATCAAGCCGTTTTCCTTAATTTTAACTGAAATGGGATTTACCAAAGGTAACACTGAAGTGAATGACAGTACGATCGAAACTGCTTTTGCAATTTTGAAAAAAGAATTAAAAAAAATGAAAATTAATACAACTACAACATCACCAGACAGCTATTGTTGATAACAGAAGATTATTTCATGAAAAATTTATCCAAAATCTTGATCATATTAGCGTTGATCACTATCGTGGCTGTAGTCATAGTCCTCAAAAACCAACCTGAGAATAACATTAAAGAATCAACAGACACAGAAAGTTCAGTTCTGGAATCTACAACCGATCCGCAGAAAGTTGTCAAAGAAACGATCTTGTCTGAAAAGGAAGAAGAGAGCGAAACGGGAATAGATTCTGAAGAACAGACAGAAACCGTTAAAGAAGAACCGAAAAAAATCAAAAAAAACATTCAAGCAGAAA
Encoded proteins:
- a CDS encoding thioredoxin family protein — its product is MIIKVLGTGCPKCIQQERAVVKAIEKTGSDATVKKVTEINDIMNYGVMMTPALVIDEKVVTVGKVLSAEKIAEMINK